Genomic segment of bacterium:
TTAGTAGGGGCGAATAATTATTCGCCCCTACCTCCTCCTTTTGCAAGGACGATTCGCGAATCGCCCTTACTGTAGGGGCACGTGGCAACGTGCCCCTACAGCCTTGTCAAGATAGAAGTTATCTGTTAGCGCTTGTCTTTATGCCGAAGGGTTAAATAATTACCCAAATAAGCAATCATAAAGGGTTACTCTTACAAAAGACGAACCCATTAAAGCAAGCTTGACAAGGCACTAGGCTAAGGGATTCAGGTCAGGTTATTCAGAAAGACCGAGAGCCGTTGGTTAAGGCCTTCCTTGCCGTCGTAGAACATATTGACCATGGGGATGTGGGTCTCGGTCTTGATTTGTTGAGAGAGGGCCGAAGTGAGGGTCCCCGGCATGCAGGAAAAGGGGGCGGCATTAATGATTAGTCGGGCGCCGTCTCTGGCAAAGAGGGCGGCCCGGCCCAGGGTCAGGATGGCTTCCCCGTAGAAGTTTCGGGGTAGATATTTTTCTCCCTCCTTAATGACCTCCTCAATATTCGGCTCGTGCCGATCTTTAAGCAAAGAATCAGCCAATTCATAAAACCTTTCTTCGTCATCCAGGAGAAAACGATTTTTAAGAGAAGCCTTAAGTCGTTTATATATATTCTCCCCTTGCTCTCTGGCCACCCAAGCCTCCATAAAGGAGGTATAAAGAATCCACTCAGAAACCGGAGACAGCCAGGCTTCTCCACCCAGGCTTTCGGTGGCCCTGACCAATTCATCATTACTAAAATAATTACACCTGACATAAATTTCACCCACTATGCCTACCAGTGGCTTGGAACCAGGATTGACCGTGGGGATCCGGAAAAAATGCTCCAGGCATAATCTGAGGTTCTTTTCTAAATCAGCGCCCTGGGCAAAGGCATCTACCATCCGCTGAATGCCTTTCTCCAGAACCTGGTCAGTCTGCCCTTTTGGCTGTTCATAGGGGCGAGTCTTACAGGCGGCCTTATACAGCACATCCGAGACCAGGATGGCCTTCCAGAGAAGTCTCCTCAGTCCCTGGGGAAGTCCCTGGTAGGCATTGTAACAGGTGGGGGAAAGTATGATCAGGTCTTTATAGTCCAGTCGATCCAGGATGATCCGGTGAAGCAAATGATACTGCCCAAATCGGCACGGGCCATCGGCTGAGGGCATGAAAAAGGCATGCTCAACCGGATTGGCTTTTATCTCCTGCAATTTATGGATTAGACCCCCGATAGTTACGGCCGCTGGAAGACATTCACTTCCCCGGGTTAAAGACCGGCCTAGATCGGATATTTCCGGCGTTTCAGAGGGAAGGGCTTCAGCTTGATAGCCGAAGGCATTAAAGGCAGCCGCAAAGAGCCGGGAGCCAACCGGATGCATCGGTGGAATCCAGAGTTTCCGGCCGACTAAGTCAGGTCGGCCATTTAGAGAAATGGCCGGCATAATTTTCACCTCTTCCTTCCAATCTCGAATCACATCGAAAAATGCCTCCACTCGGGTCATATAGCCGGCATCTCCGCCGTGCTCATCCAACTCCAGGGTGAGCAGAGGCTTGTCCCCCATAATCTCTTCTACTAATCCGAGCAGGAAAGAATCCGGACCGCAGGAAAAATTAGTGAAGTATATCCCAAAAAGGTTTTTCTTATCCCGCACATATTGGGCGGCACATAGGATATGCTGACCATAGGCCCAATACATATTTTTAAAGGCAGGATTAATCTCCTCGATGTTGTATGGGAGCATATCCATAGGGATTATGGGCAGACCAAGTTCGGCTATCTTCTGGGGAAGACCTAAGTTGCTCCCCAGGTCACAGGTATTGTAAGGACGTCCGAGGATAACAATGGCTTTTTGACCTTTAAGTTCCAGGTCCTGGAGTAATTGTTCTCCCTCGGCCTTACACCTGGCGCTAAATTCTTGCTGGGCCTGTTGGGCCTTTCCCCAGGCAGAAGCAATCTGTTTCCGGCGGCGGTTAAGGGCCGGCCCCAGCGACTCATAAAGCCTTTTAATCACTTTCTTTTCATCCATCCTGAGATCAATAACCGGCGAGAGAAACCGCTCGGCTGAAACCCCGTGAAGAGAAAGGCTGGAAGTGATAAAGCTCGACTGTATCTGCACATAAGGGCAAAAAAAGGTGTTGGTTGTTTTCGGGTTCCGCCGGGGGCTAATCATATAGGGCATAAAGATAAGATCAACCTTTTCAGAGGCAGCCAGATAATGGGCATGACCATGGGCGATCTTGACCGGCAGACAAAAATCCGCTGCGGCCAACTCGAGGCCTTTTTTAGTTATCTCGTCATCAGTCTTGGGTGAAAGCTGGATCTGACAGCCAAGTTGGGTAAAAAATTCCCTCCAGAGGGGAAGAAAGCTGTAAGTGGTTAGAGACTGGGGAAGACCAATCCGAACAGGTTTCAAGTTCGGGGCACCCGCTTGCGAGTCGTCGAGTTTCGAGGCAGGCGTCAGCAGTAGTTTCTGCCGCTTTCTAAAGGGGAGGAATTCCTCTTTGATCCTCATCTTAGAATCCGCCGGGTCACGGCCGCACATATAGCCCCAGGAAGGCCGGTCTGATTCTCCTTCGATTTCGGCCAGGGTGATCTGACAATGATTTTGGCAGAGTTCACAAGTCTCATTTTTTAATTCGATCTTTCGCCTGGATAAATCAAGCCCTTTAAAACTGGTTTCTCCGGCCTTAGATAGTATAAAATCCCTGGTTAAGAGAGCCGCCCCCAAAGAACCCAGCACATGACAGTAAGGTGAGACCATCATTTCTACGCCAAGTATCTGCTCAAAGGCGGCTACCAGGGCCTTATTTCTGGCCGTGGCCCCCTGGAAGAAGATCCTGTCCCGGCTGATCGGTCGTTTACCCACCACTTTGTTTAAATAGTTCTTAACCACTGAATACAGGACGGCAGCAAGACATTCTTCCCTGGTATATCCATCTCTGATCAGGCGATCTATATCCTGTTCCATAAAGACAGTGCAGCGATCCGAGGTAGGCGGCGGGGTAAGTCCTAAGGCTATATCACCTATCTCGTCAAGGGAAAACCCCAGTCTTTTAGCCACTTCTTCCACGAAAGAGCCCGTTCCGGCGGCACAAACATAGTTCATATTAGAATCAACAATATGCCCACCTTTAGCCCGGATATATTTTGAATCCTGTCCGCCGATCTCAAAGATAGTTTCCACTTCCGGGTCTACCCACCGAGCGCCGGTTAAATGGGCGGTAATCTCATTAACGATCACATCGGCGCCAATGACCTGACCAATTAATTTCCGGCCTGAGCCGGTTGTCCCTGCCCCCAGGACTTTCAAAGACGTGTTTCGACGATCCCCTATTTCATCGATGGCTGAAAATATAGCCCTTGTTGCCCCGATGGGATCGCCGGCCGTTCTCCGGTAGAGGTCGGCTATTACCTCTCCCTCCTGGCTCAGCAGGATGGCCTTGGTAGAGGTGGAACCAATATCTATGCCCAGATAAACCTTCTTTCTGTGTTCTGGGCTCTGTTTCCAATTACCTATCCGGATCTCATTGTCATACTGATCCACATAGGATTCAGCCACTTCAAAGGAAGGGTAGGTTGATTTTTTAAGGAGAAGGGGTTTCCCCCGGGGTCTTTCCGGCTTGCTTTTTGGCCGGTCCTGGAGTCTGGCCAGGAGGTCTTCCAGAGTTATCGCTTCTCCCCAACCCACCTGGGAAGCCAAATAGGCCGCCCCAATGGCACCGCTGTATGGCGCCTCCTGGTATGTCTGCACCTGATCAACATATCGGGCCCTAAGCCATCGGACGACTTCTTGGTTTTGAGCTACCCCGCCGGTGAGCACGGTCAAACCGGATAAAGGCCTGCCTCGAAGGAGGGTGTTGAGAAAGGTGCCGGTCATCCCTTTACACAGTCCTGCCCAAAGGGCCGGTTTGGCATATCCTTCCTGTTGACGGTGGATTAGATCGGTCTTGGCAAAGACCGAACAGCGGGTGGCGATAGAAGGGGGGTTGTCAACCACCGGAAAGTCAGACAGGTCTTGATAAGAAATACCCAATCGTCCGGCCTGCTGGTCAAGGAAAGAGCCGGTTCCGGCGGCGCAGAGAGAGTTAGTCGAATGATCAATAAAATTCCCCTCTTCGTCTAACTGAATAAGCGTTACACTCGCCCCGCCGACATTAATGATGTTCCTCACCCCGGGAAAAACTTTTTTAACCGCCTTGATCTCAGCCTGAACAGGGTCTATGGGCTGCCGGCCAAGCAGGCCGGCCACAAGCAAAGCCCCAGAGCCTGTTATGCCTAACTTGAAATGAGCCGGCAATTTTAGTTCCTGAAGACCTTCTTTTAAGGCCTGAACAGGATTTCCATTATGCCGGCGGGCCAAGCAGATACTAACTGGTTTATCCAAACTCCAGTTATCCACCGGAGCCACTCCGTCCAGCCCCACTATCCTGATAAAGACAGCTCCAATATCCAAACCTACACAGTAGTCAAAATTAGTTTTCACTTTAAAATATCCCACCTAAAAGCTATTCGTAACTACTCAGGTTGTTTAGGCTGAAGGCGGAAGTCCAATCATCTACTCTCTGTATTTATTCCTAAAAACCTTCAGCCTTCAGTCTTCAGCCTATCTACCTGAGTAGTTACCGCTATTCTTCCTTGGTTAAGGATACCCTCCCGACTTCTCTTTGTCAAGAAAAAAATTCCTCTTCCACCTGGTAAAATGACCTTAGAGCGTGTCTAAATAAGGTTCTGGGCCACTATTAAATTGCTTTTTATATCAATACCTATTTATTCTATATTTTTTTTATTTAAGGGTTGATTTTTTATTTTATTTATGTTATACTATTGAATAGATGATTAGAGAGGAAAATTAATGAGAAAACTGTTATTTACCATTTTCTTTATTTTTTATTATCATACCCCGAAGACTTTAAGCCTTTCAATAATTTGTTTGCTAATATTAGGGGTATCACGAGGGGTTAACGCCCAGGTATATTATTACGGGAATCAGTTCTTAGTAACTGATGCTGTATCAATGGGCCCATTAAATGCTCTTAATAAAAAGGCCTCTCTGCGGTTTACAGCTCAGACATCCAAAACAGTGAATCGCGTATTGGTCTATCTTCAGGATAATCAAGGGGGTTCTATGAAATACCGATACGGCATTCAGGGAGATAGCAGTGGCCTCCCCAGTGGAACATGGTTAGGATATAAAGATCTTGCGACAGCAGGAGTTTCTAAGTGGGTGGTGGCAGATTTAACCCCTGATGTAGATCTAACCTCTGGCACAGTTTATCACATTGTAGTTGAGCCGGTGGATAATCCAAACAAGTCCATTGCCCTTCGGGCAACCGCCCCATTAAATCAACTAATCGTCTATGATCAGGCACCTGATCCCAATTCAAACACCCTTTTCTACGACGGAACCGGCTGGACTATTCAAGGTTATCAGCCTCTTTACTTATTAGAGTATTCAGACGCTATCCGCGAAGGAGATCCATGTTCAGACCCCGGTTATGGCAGTGTGTATGGCAGCATATATGAATCTGAAAGATTTACCTGGGCCGGTGGGGACAAGACTATTACCCAGGTAATTGTATACCTGAAATGTGCCGGAAGTCCACCCAACGATTGCCGGTTTGTTCTTTATAATATAACTGATGCGGTAGAGGTGGCTAATGGAACCATCGCTACATCTTCAGAAATTACTACCTCCTATGCCTGGTACACCTATACCCTGTCTACCCCACAAACCCTCATTGATGGGAAACAATATCGTCTTTATCTAAAAACCCCTGGCGGGAATTCCAGTAATAAATATATGTGGCATATGCCCTTTAATAATGGAGTAGCGGGCAACTCTCGAAACTATGATGGTCTGAATTCAATAAATCAGACCTCTTCTGATGGGGGATCTAGTTGGGCAGATTGGCCTAATTTTGATGCCGTATTTAGATTTGCCTATCCAGCCACCTATTATTATGTTAGGCCCGATGGGAATAATGCCAATACTGGTCGGGGCCCTTCTGCCGCAGCGGCATGGAAGACCATTGGCAAGGCAGCCTCGACTATGGTGGCCGGTGACACGGTTTATGTCGCCCCAGGCAACTATGGGGAGTCAGTAAGCGTAGGGAATAATGGGTCAGCCGGCAAGAGGATTAACTACGTGGGCGATAGGGATGCCTCTGAATTTCCTGACCTTTCGGCTGGTGAGGTAATAACTTCCCGCTTTTCCATTTCCAGCAAATCCTATATCACCATAGATGGATTTACCCTCCGGAATTATAGTAGTGGGTCTGGAGTTGAGGTTCTTGGAACGGGGAATAATTATCTTATCATCCGTAATAATAAGATCTACTCCCATAGTTACGACGGCATACATCTCAGATATGCTAACAATATTGAGATTTATAATAACCTCATCTACGATAACGAACGTCATGGGATAAACTTATTTTACACCTCTAATAATGCCAAGATATACAATAATACCTTTTACCTAAACGCCGATGTTAGCAATGAGGCAGCTATCAAGCTTGATCAGGGCCAAAATGCTACCGTCTTTAACAACATCTTCTACCAATCAATCGGATATTGTATCTATGTCTCCGACCAGTCTGGCTTTGCCTCTGATTATAATGACTTCTACGGGGGGGCCAAGGTAGGTTATTGGAGTGGGGATCGGGTGACATTGGCTGACTGGTGTGGCGCCTCTACTCAGACAGATGATATCAATCATGCCATAAATAGTGACCCCAAGTTTGTTGATCCCGATGGGGCAGATAATACCTTAGGTGGACCGAATGGAGCTGATGATGATTTTCATCTCCAATCCACCTCACCTTGCATAGAAGCAGGCACTAGTTCCTTTAATGGAAAAAGTGCCCCAGCGGATGACATAGATGGAGAGGTAAGACCCTACGCGGCTGGATATGATATGGGAAGCGATGAACTCCTTATAGCCCTCAGCATTACCTTAAGGAATGCGGCTGATAACGCCGACTATACTACCTGGACCATAGGCTCGGGCAAGGCGTTAAATACCGTTTATTTAATGGATATCAATAATTGTGTCCTGGTCAAAAATGATGGTAATGTGTCAGAAGATTTCAGTATAATGGCCGTGGGGAGTAATTGGACGTTGGGAAGCTCTTCAGGAGAAAATACCTGTGTATTAATGGGACTTTTCAATGGCCATACTGCCCCTCTGGAAGGTGATTTTTCCACGGCTAATGATTTGATTAATACATTCCCTGTCTGGGCGACCCAGGTAGGAGGTAGTGGGAAGTTTGAAGGCACCAATGACGGCGATAATATCCTAAGCGCAACTGGCGAAAAGTTATATATTTACCTGAGGACACCCACGGCGGTCAACCAGGGTGATCAGGAAGCCGTTACTGTAACTATTGGATGTCGGGAGCACTAATAGGCATTGATGCTCGAGGCTCGATGCTGGATGCTCGGTGCTGGGATGCTTGAGGCTCGATGTGCTTGATGCTTGATGCTCGATGCTGGATGCTCGATGCTCGATGCTGGGTGCTCGATGCTGGGATGCTTGATGCTCGATGCTCGATGCTGGTAAAGGATCCAGTATCCAAAATCGAGGCTTGAGCATCGAGGATCGAGCATCGAGCATCGAGCATCGAGGATCGAGGATCGAGCATCGAGGATCGAGGAAAAGGGGGTATGTATGATGGAAACTTTAGTTAAGAGGTGGATGGTAGTCTTGGGTTTAGGACTGTTAATCATTATGGGTATTTGTCCCATTTCCTACGCCGGCGGTATCAGGGTATCTCCGGGGGCCTTTTGCCTTCAAGGGATGGATATTGGTCAGGACGCCGACTTAGGCGTGGATCTGGTTATCTCCAATTTGGGAGACACGGAAGACACATTTGTAGTCAAACCGATTAAGCCGTCTCAGGCTAAGAAGAACTGGCTTAAGGGCTATAGTGAGATACCCGACGCAAGTTGGCTCTATTTTAAAGAAGACAGAGTCAAGATAGGGCCGAACAGTGAAGGAAAATTAAGGATGCACCTTAAGATTCCGGAGGAGGAGAGGTATCTTAACCAGCACTGGATGGTTTATGTAGAGGTTACTACCGAGGCAACAGATAAGATGTTTAAAGTAGGCGTAAAACCGAATTATATGATTGAGACTACTTCAAAAGAAAGGATAAAAGAAAGACCTCACGGTGTCTTAGGTTTGGCGCCTACTGTTCTTAAGGCCACAGAGATAAAAGAAGGAAAAGGGAAGAAGGTAAAATTTAGGATTTACAATAATGATGAAAAGGTCCGGACATACACCTTTACTTCCTATATCCCTGAGGCATCACAAGCTAAGCAAGATATAAGTATCACCCCTGGATATGAGTGGGTAAAGGATCCGAGCTGGGTTGTCCCTGGCAAGGCGAAGGTGAAGGTTAAGCCGGGGGAAGAGAAGACGGTGGCTTTGAATATCCTTATTCCGAAGGGCTCGGAATATCAGAATCTGGGATGGGAGGGTATTGTCTTTGTGGAACCTGATGAAGGACGGCCAGAATTTCTGCGGGTTCAGATAGAGAAAAAAGGAGAATAAATTTTTTTCAGGGTGCTACACACCTAAAAAAGGAGGTGAGGCATTTTCAGGTTAGGTGTTTGATGACCCTGTTAATTTTATAGATGATAAGATTAAAGATGCTCTGGCAAAAAGTCCCAAGGGAAAAAAGCCACGCCTCTGTGGCAAGATTTGACTTTTTGCCTAACCATCATTAAAGGTTTAAAAAAAGGGGGGAAATAAAATGCGTAAGTTTTTAATCTTACTCTTAATTTTAGGGACAGTGTTTATATGCGGTCTTAAGAGGGCGGAGGCGGCCACTACTGATACCTTTCAGATCACCATCACCGTCAACTACATCAGTATTAACCTGTTAAACCAGGCGGGCGCCGATTATGGCACCTGGGCTATTGGTCAGGTAGCCACCAGCACGGCCAGCACTATGGACTCTAACAATGGTGGAGTTGGTGATGAAGGCATCCAGGTAGATAACACCAGCAACGTGGCCATTGATATTGAGTCTTATGTGAGTAATACTGACGGCTGGACATTGGGCGCGGCTATTGGCGCGGATCAATTCACCCTGGCGGCCAAGGCCTTTACTGCCTGGCAGGCTGGCCCCACGCCTAATATGACAGGCGCCGTGTCGATAACTCAGACTGCCGGCCCGGGCGCTGATATCACCACCAATTTAGCCGCCAATACTGACACCTATCTCTATTACACACTCACGGCCCCAAGCTCGGTGACCTCAGGTGCTCAAAAGACTCTCACGGTGACGGTTGACGCCACAGCCTTTTAGAGAGATTAATGTAGCCCAGTCGTCTCGCGCCGGTGGTTCATATTCACCGCCGGGACGGCTGGGCTACTTTTACCAGTTTTGGGGAGAGGCCCTAAGGTAAGATGAATAGACCTATTTTGATATTTTCTCTTATATATGTAATCCTCTTGGGGATAGTCGAAGCTAAAGGTGTCTATGCCAGAGGCTTAAGTGTATCTCCTCCCAGTTGCCAATGGAGGGATGTCCAGGTGGGTGAATTAGTCGAATTTCCAGGAAGGATAAAGATTAAGAATAGGTCAAGGGAGGTAAGAAGTTATACCTTAAGGGTAGTGAATCCGAGTGAGTTAGGGGCGAATACGGCTGAAGGATTTAAAGAATTGCCTTCTCAGGCATGGATTTCCTTTGACCAGAAACAGCTTCCGGTCGGTCCTGAGGAATGGAAAGATGTCAGAATGTTTATAGAGATACCGGAAAGAGAAGGGAATTTCGATAAGAAATGGGCGTTTTTTGTGGAGGTAAAGGAAGATATAGGTAGAGGTGAGACCTTTGGTCTGGCCTGTTATATAAAAGTCCTTCTGGCTACTGAAAGCAAACCACCAAGGTGAGAGGAGGGATATGATTGAGGTTAAGTAAGATGCGCCGGTTAATAAGATGGGTAAATATAATTACCCTTTTATTATTAACTATTATCTTTTCTGGTCATAATATCTCGGCCGGTCAAATAGCTATTACCATAACAGTGGTTGATACACCGAAGATCTTTTTGGAAAAAAGCGAGGAGGTTACCCTGGCCGGGAAGGATTCGCCGCCGGTGCCAGGGGCAACCATCACCTACCATATTATTTATGATAATGATGGCAAGGGGACGGCCACCAATATAGAGGTTTTTAATGTCCTCCCTGATTATGTGAGTTACGTAATAGATTCTGCCGAGGCTTACAATAGTCCTCATTTGGGTGAAATAGAGGTTGAATATAAGGACACAGATGGCCAGTGGCATCCGGCTGATTTTGATAATTTGCATCCAGGCGAAGTGAAGGAAATAAAATGGATAATATCCACGGACATCTCACCCGATGATGGTGACAGCCAGGATTCGGCCCAGGATGAAAGTCCAGGCTCAGGAGATAACGATGCAGGCACGGTCAGGTATAAAGTTACCATTGATTAAGAAGAAGGCTATGATTAAATTTCTAATCCTCCTATTTTGTCTCAAGGCCTCTATCTCATGGGCGGTGACCCCGGCGGGCACATCCATAATAGACCTACCGGCCGAGATGAGTTATGGGTTAGAGAGCCAGCCGAATTCTGGGCGGGTAAGATCAGATGAAGTAAGGCTCGCTGTTTCACAGATCTATGGAATAGATTTAAAGCCCGGTCCATTGAGGACATTCTCTGGTTTAACAGGCATCGGCACAGCCTGTTATTACCCCTGCTCCATCGAAAATAAGGGGAATGGAAGACAGAAGATAAGCCTTGAAATAATGGAGAAAACAGAGGATTTGAGCGTAGAATTGCTTATGGATAGTAATGGGGATGGGATTCACCAGGAAGAGGAAGATCAGGCCATATCAGAAAATAGGGTATGGATTGATCAGGATACGGATTTCAAATTCTTCATTAAATTAGAGGTTCAGGATACGGCCCGGGAAGGTCTATATTCCGCCAGCTTACGGGTGAGCACCACACCCGATGGTGGAAGATACAAGGGGGATAATAATAAGGAGTATGGTGATCTGGACGAAAGGGAGACACGGGGTGAAATAGATCTTCAGAAAGAGAAAGACTATGTAGATTTTTTATTGGATTTAAAGGTATCAAAGACGGTGGCGTATCCGGATGACGTGTTGACTTATACCATCACCTGCGGAAATATGGGTCAGGATACGGCTGAAGGGGTAACGGTAAAGAATGAATTACCCAAAAACACAGATTTTATCTGGGCCTCCGGATTATACTCCGCTAAAAAAGCTTCTCCCGCCTACAGGCTTGATGGAAGAGAGAAGATAATTAAATGGGGAGAGGAGGAGGGAATCTGCCTGAACCCAGGTGAGATTAGGCAGCTAACGGTCGAGGCCAAGGTGGATACACGGATTTCGGAATCCATAAAACTTGAGGATAAGGTTACCCTCTCCTGGCATATCCCAAAGAAGCACTCTATTACCCTTAAGGTCAAGGCCTTATCCTCACTTTTACAGCTACCTGAAAGTTTAAAGGATGTGGTGGTGTATCCCAATCCGTTTAAGGAAGAATATTCCAAGACGTGGATGGTCCACTTCTTTAATCTAACCAAAAGGTGCAGGCTGGAAGTGTATAATATTGCCGGAGAGCTTGTCTTTACCGCGAATAAGGATGATCTAAAGAATATATATGATTGGAATCTGAAAAATAACCGGGGTGAATCCGTAGCATCCGGGGTCTACATCTATTACCTGAAGAATTCTGATAGGGACGGGGA
This window contains:
- a CDS encoding acyl-CoA dehydratase activase; this translates as MKTNFDYCVGLDIGAVFIRIVGLDGVAPVDNWSLDKPVSICLARRHNGNPVQALKEGLQELKLPAHFKLGITGSGALLVAGLLGRQPIDPVQAEIKAVKKVFPGVRNIINVGGASVTLIQLDEEGNFIDHSTNSLCAAGTGSFLDQQAGRLGISYQDLSDFPVVDNPPSIATRCSVFAKTDLIHRQQEGYAKPALWAGLCKGMTGTFLNTLLRGRPLSGLTVLTGGVAQNQEVVRWLRARYVDQVQTYQEAPYSGAIGAAYLASQVGWGEAITLEDLLARLQDRPKSKPERPRGKPLLLKKSTYPSFEVAESYVDQYDNEIRIGNWKQSPEHRKKVYLGIDIGSTSTKAILLSQEGEVIADLYRRTAGDPIGATRAIFSAIDEIGDRRNTSLKVLGAGTTGSGRKLIGQVIGADVIVNEITAHLTGARWVDPEVETIFEIGGQDSKYIRAKGGHIVDSNMNYVCAAGTGSFVEEVAKRLGFSLDEIGDIALGLTPPPTSDRCTVFMEQDIDRLIRDGYTREECLAAVLYSVVKNYLNKVVGKRPISRDRIFFQGATARNKALVAAFEQILGVEMMVSPYCHVLGSLGAALLTRDFILSKAGETSFKGLDLSRRKIELKNETCELCQNHCQITLAEIEGESDRPSWGYMCGRDPADSKMRIKEEFLPFRKRQKLLLTPASKLDDSQAGAPNLKPVRIGLPQSLTTYSFLPLWREFFTQLGCQIQLSPKTDDEITKKGLELAAADFCLPVKIAHGHAHYLAASEKVDLIFMPYMISPRRNPKTTNTFFCPYVQIQSSFITSSLSLHGVSAERFLSPVIDLRMDEKKVIKRLYESLGPALNRRRKQIASAWGKAQQAQQEFSARCKAEGEQLLQDLELKGQKAIVILGRPYNTCDLGSNLGLPQKIAELGLPIIPMDMLPYNIEEINPAFKNMYWAYGQHILCAAQYVRDKKNLFGIYFTNFSCGPDSFLLGLVEEIMGDKPLLTLELDEHGGDAGYMTRVEAFFDVIRDWKEEVKIMPAISLNGRPDLVGRKLWIPPMHPVGSRLFAAAFNAFGYQAEALPSETPEISDLGRSLTRGSECLPAAVTIGGLIHKLQEIKANPVEHAFFMPSADGPCRFGQYHLLHRIILDRLDYKDLIILSPTCYNAYQGLPQGLRRLLWKAILVSDVLYKAACKTRPYEQPKGQTDQVLEKGIQRMVDAFAQGADLEKNLRLCLEHFFRIPTVNPGSKPLVGIVGEIYVRCNYFSNDELVRATESLGGEAWLSPVSEWILYTSFMEAWVAREQGENIYKRLKASLKNRFLLDDEERFYELADSLLKDRHEPNIEEVIKEGEKYLPRNFYGEAILTLGRAALFARDGARLIINAAPFSCMPGTLTSALSQQIKTETHIPMVNMFYDGKEGLNQRLSVFLNNLT
- a CDS encoding right-handed parallel beta-helix repeat-containing protein — encoded protein: MKYRYGIQGDSSGLPSGTWLGYKDLATAGVSKWVVADLTPDVDLTSGTVYHIVVEPVDNPNKSIALRATAPLNQLIVYDQAPDPNSNTLFYDGTGWTIQGYQPLYLLEYSDAIREGDPCSDPGYGSVYGSIYESERFTWAGGDKTITQVIVYLKCAGSPPNDCRFVLYNITDAVEVANGTIATSSEITTSYAWYTYTLSTPQTLIDGKQYRLYLKTPGGNSSNKYMWHMPFNNGVAGNSRNYDGLNSINQTSSDGGSSWADWPNFDAVFRFAYPATYYYVRPDGNNANTGRGPSAAAAWKTIGKAASTMVAGDTVYVAPGNYGESVSVGNNGSAGKRINYVGDRDASEFPDLSAGEVITSRFSISSKSYITIDGFTLRNYSSGSGVEVLGTGNNYLIIRNNKIYSHSYDGIHLRYANNIEIYNNLIYDNERHGINLFYTSNNAKIYNNTFYLNADVSNEAAIKLDQGQNATVFNNIFYQSIGYCIYVSDQSGFASDYNDFYGGAKVGYWSGDRVTLADWCGASTQTDDINHAINSDPKFVDPDGADNTLGGPNGADDDFHLQSTSPCIEAGTSSFNGKSAPADDIDGEVRPYAAGYDMGSDELLIALSITLRNAADNADYTTWTIGSGKALNTVYLMDINNCVLVKNDGNVSEDFSIMAVGSNWTLGSSSGENTCVLMGLFNGHTAPLEGDFSTANDLINTFPVWATQVGGSGKFEGTNDGDNILSATGEKLYIYLRTPTAVNQGDQEAVTVTIGCREH
- a CDS encoding gliding motility-associated C-terminal domain-containing protein, which encodes MKVQAQEITMQARSGIKLPLIKKKAMIKFLILLFCLKASISWAVTPAGTSIIDLPAEMSYGLESQPNSGRVRSDEVRLAVSQIYGIDLKPGPLRTFSGLTGIGTACYYPCSIENKGNGRQKISLEIMEKTEDLSVELLMDSNGDGIHQEEEDQAISENRVWIDQDTDFKFFIKLEVQDTAREGLYSASLRVSTTPDGGRYKGDNNKEYGDLDERETRGEIDLQKEKDYVDFLLDLKVSKTVAYPDDVLTYTITCGNMGQDTAEGVTVKNELPKNTDFIWASGLYSAKKASPAYRLDGREKIIKWGEEEGICLNPGEIRQLTVEAKVDTRISESIKLEDKVTLSWHIPKKHSITLKVKALSSLLQLPESLKDVVVYPNPFKEEYSKTWMVHFFNLTKRCRLEVYNIAGELVFTANKDDLKNIYDWNLKNNRGESVASGVYIYYLKNSDRDGDEAIGKLSIIR